A region of the Vanrija pseudolonga chromosome 2, complete sequence genome:
GTCGCGTCGCTAGGCGTCGCGCGCTACTTGGCGGGGTTAACGCCAGTTCCTCGGCTTCGCTGTCGCAGGGAGTCCATGCTCCCGCGCCGTCCATAGCGTCATTGATTGACCACCCGGCCAACAATGTCTAAACGAGATAGTCACCACCATTGATCCGGGTATATGCACGGGACTTTTACATGTCCATCACGTCCGTCCGGCCGtccgtcgacgccggcggcttGTACCGGGGCCGTAAGAGGGCCCACTGGGGCAAGGTGTGGGGTATAAGCGACGACGTGTGTTGTGCATCCTTGTTGTCGAGTTGTTCGGAGTGACAGTGTCCGGGTAAACCGTGGAAATCTTGCAGCCGGAGTTGCGAGATAATCTCGGCGCGCGTTGACTGAGGGGGCGTGGGGGAGTGGATTGGATGGCCGAGAGTTGAGGTAGGGGTGCCTCGACGGGAGCAAATTAACCCGGCCGTGGAAGTGTACGCGATAGGAAGTGAGTGGAGGGTGGGCGTGCAGTGGGCCAGTGGGGTGAGTGAGGTTCTCGCTCCCACCGGGCCACCGGACTCGGGGTTGCTGCACCCACGCGCGTACAaggccgcctcgcgctcgccgtgtccGGCCAAAAGACTTGCTCCCAATCCTCACTCACTGCCCTGCAGGGTCTCTCGCCTGCATCATCGTGCACGCTACGACTGGCACCACTGGCACCACTTCTTTTGCTACACCCGGCCGACCAGCCAGCGACACGACAACCTGGCCACACCATCGTGTCATATATCTTTTTGGCCCCTGTACACACAacttccccctccccttccccccgTGCTTGACTTTTTGGCTCATCGCTCAACTCGGCCCcaacccccccaccccccacctAGCCACCATGGCATCAGTAGACCTGCTCATCGTggccgtcgccatcctcctcccactcctaTGGTGGTTCCGCGAGTCGCTCCCCTTCATCGGCGGCAAGCCCCGCCAGTCGGTCGCCGGTGCGTCGGGCGCCaaggcgggcggcgctggcgccggcggctttgacgacgacgacgacccgcgcgACTTTGTCGGCAAGATGGAGAAGCTCGTAAGTACTGCCTGCGTGCATTGTTAGCAGATTGCTTACTCGGCCACCAGGGCAAGCGCGCCGCTGTCTTCTACGGCACCCAGACTGGCACGGCTGAGGAGTACGCGATCAGGCtggccaaggaggccaagtCGCGTTTCGGCATCTCGTCTCTTGTGTGCGACCCCGAAGAGTACGACTTTAACAAGCTCGACCAGATCCCCAGCGACAAGGCCGTCATCTTTGTGCTCGCGACGtacggcgagggcgacccCACCGACAACGCGCAGCCCCTGTTCGAGTTTATTCTCGAGGAGAACGTCGAGTTCAGCCAGGGTGGCAACACGCTCGAGAACCTCAACTATGTCATCTTTGGTCTCGGAAACCGCACCTACGAGCACTTCAACGAGACTgcccgccagctcgaccgccgcctggccgccctcggcgcccaccGCATCGGGGAGCGCGGTGagggtgacgacgacaaggctcTCGAGGAGGACTACCTCTCGTGGAAGGACGGCATGTGGGAGGAGTTCTccaagcgcctcgaggtcgaggagggcggcgccggcgatgTTGCCGACTTTGTCGTCACCGAGGTCGCTGAGACGGTCGCCCCCGAGAAGGTCTTCCACGGTGAGCTGTCTGCTCgtgccctcgtcgcgtcggccaACAAGTCGACTACCCCTGCCGGCTCGTACGATGCCAAGAACCCCTACCCTGCCCCCGTTGGAACCTCGCGCGAGCTCTTTGCCGTCTCTGGCGAGCGCAACTGCGTCCACATCGAGTTTGACATTTCTGGCACTGGAATCTCGTACATGCACGGCGACCATGTTGGTGTCTGGCCCTCgaaccccgacgccgaggtcgagcgcgccctcgctGTGCTCGGTCTCTCGGAGAAGCGTCACACGCCTATTGCtgtcgagtcgctcgaccccgccctcgccaaggtcCCCTTCCCTACCCCGGCCACGTACGAGTCCGTCTTCCGCCACTACCTCGACATTTCCTCGCTTGCTTCCCGTCAGACCattgccttcctcgcccgcTACGCGCCCAacgagcaggccaaggagaCGCTCACTACCTGGGGTACCGACCGTGAGGCGTACCACGAGTACGTTGACGGCCCCAAGCTCAAGATTGCCGAGGTCCTCCAGTCGGCCGCCCGCGACTCGCTCACCCCGCCCTTCACCAACGCGACCGTCTGGCCCATTCCGTTTGACCGCATCATTGGCACCCTCCCCCGTCTCCAACCCCGTTACTactcgatctcgtcgtcgtccaagcTCAACCCCAGCTCGGTTCACGTCACCGCTGTCGTTCTCAAGTACGAGTCGGGCCCCAGCAAGGACCACGCCGACCAGCCCCGCTGGGTCTACGGTCTGAGCACCAACTTTATCCTCAACGTCAAGCTCGCTTCCGATGCCAACGGTGCCAACAAGGGTGCTCTTACCAACGGCCACGCCCACACTGGCGGTCTTGCCGGCAACGAGGCTTCGatccgcctcgacggcctcccCTCGTACAAGATTTCCGGCCCTCGCGACTTCCACCTCCACGACAACATCTACCGCGTCCCTATCCACATCCGCCGCTCGACTTTCCGTCTGCCCACGTCGCCCAAGGTCCCCATCATCATGATTGGCCCCGGCACTGGTGTCGCCCCCTTCCGCGGTTTCGTCCAGGAGCGTGTCGCGCTtgcgcgcaaggccaaggagaagggcggcgaggaggcgctcaaggactGGGCCCCCATCTACCTGTTCTACGGATGCCgtcgcgaggacgaggactaCCTGTACGCCGAGGAGTGGCCAGAGTacgccaaggagctcggcggcaagttCCAGATGATCACTGCCTTCTCGCGTGGACCCAACCGCAAGCCCGACGGCTCCAAGATCTACGTCCAGGACCTTATCTGGgacaagcgcgacgagctcgcgcctcTGATCCTCGAGAAGCGCGCGTACATTTACATTTGTGGTGACGCCAAGAACATggctcgcgccgtcgaggaccGCCTGTCGCGCAtgctcggcgaggccaagggcggcaCCGCCGAGATCCAGGGCGCAAAGGAGCTCAAGCTGCTCAAGGAGCGCAACAGGTTCATGACGGATGTCTGGAGCTAGCGGAGTTGCATTGTTGGCCAGATCAGAAGGAGGATGGTGCATCGGCGTGATCGTGATAAtgagagcagcagcgcactGTACACCTACGCCCGGACTGTAGATGCTAGTGATGCATGGCGAGAGCAATGAGAAGTGACCTGGGCGGGGAGGTCGTCGGGCGAGGATTCCGTGGTGTGGCGGGTAAACCGGGGCCAGCCAGGTGCagggtggtggtcgtcgtcgtcgtctgctgACCTGCAGGACAAACTGTTGACGGCGCCTCCGATTACGGCAAAACCCCGCGTCAAAACTCAAGCTTAATCGATAGGAAGCGCGGAGAGcacggccgcgcggcggggcgggttGGGCAcaggtgggggtgggggtggggttggaGGTGGATGTTCCGTTGTGTCTGGGGCTCGTCTCGGGGACACCGACATCggggcgagcttggcgacggcgcgtacGTTGACTGGT
Encoded here:
- the CPR gene encoding NADPH--cytochrome P450 reductase; amino-acid sequence: MASVDLLIVAVAILLPLLWWFRESLPFIGGKPRQSVAGASGAKAGGAGAGGFDDDDDPRDFVGKMEKLGKRAAVFYGTQTGTAEEYAIRLAKEAKSRFGISSLVCDPEEYDFNKLDQIPSDKAVIFVLATYGEGDPTDNAQPLFEFILEENVEFSQGGNTLENLNYVIFGLGNRTYEHFNETARQLDRRLAALGAHRIGERGEGDDDKALEEDYLSWKDGMWEEFSKRLEVEEGGAGDVADFVVTEVAETVAPEKVFHGELSARALVASANKSTTPAGSYDAKNPYPAPVGTSRELFAVSGERNCVHIEFDISGTGISYMHGDHVGVWPSNPDAEVERALAVLGLSEKRHTPIAVESLDPALAKVPFPTPATYESVFRHYLDISSLASRQTIAFLARYAPNEQAKETLTTWGTDREAYHEYVDGPKLKIAEVLQSAARDSLTPPFTNATVWPIPFDRIIGTLPRLQPRYYSISSSSKLNPSSVHVTAVVLKYESGPSKDHADQPRWVYGLSTNFILNVKLASDANGANKGALTNGHAHTGGLAGNEASIRLDGLPSYKISGPRDFHLHDNIYRVPIHIRRSTFRLPTSPKVPIIMIGPGTGVAPFRGFVQERVALARKAKEKGGEEALKDWAPIYLFYGCRREDEDYLYAEEWPEYAKELGGKFQMITAFSRGPNRKPDGSKIYVQDLIWDKRDELAPLILEKRAYIYICGDAKNMARAVEDRLSRMLGEAKGGTAEIQGAKELKLLKERNRFMTDVWS